Proteins encoded within one genomic window of Gadus chalcogrammus isolate NIFS_2021 chromosome 6, NIFS_Gcha_1.0, whole genome shotgun sequence:
- the rpp25l gene encoding ribonuclease P protein subunit p25-like protein — MENYRKASTEEDPSRCPFLHLSAGTPQVLVKDGSKIRNILGFALSRVEAPRPRPLRKGDRPPEGGATAGVPEVPEIPVDPKPLSRQIVFTATGKGISKAITCAEMVKRRLRGGGGVHQRTELQYSAVRELWEPLEPGAGLDGLTVSRNVPALWILLSRDPLEPPGPADQPPGTSDGLWAEGEEEEEGEEEEEGEGGRGRGRGRAGARKKRGGYGERGGGRGGRGRGGRPPGRPRGPGRGPCHIVFK, encoded by the coding sequence ATGGAGAACTACCGCAAGGCGAGCACGGAGGAGGACCCCTCCCGCTGCCCGTTCCTCCACCTGTCCGCCGGCACGCCGCAGGTACTCGTCAAGGACGGCAGCAAGATCCGCAACATCCTGGGCTTCGCGTTGAGCCGCGTGGAGGCGCCCCGGCCGCGCCCCCTCCGCAAGGGGGACCGCCCGCCGGAAGGCGGAGCCACTGCAGGGGTCCCGGAGGTCCCGGAGATCCCCGTGGACCCAAAGCCGCTCAGCAGGCAGATCGTCTTCACGGCGACGGGGAAGGGCATCTCCAAGGCCATCACGTGCGCGGAGATGGTGAAGCGGCGGCTGCGGGGTGGCGGCGGCGTGCACCAGCGCACGGAGCTGCAGTACAGCGCCGTGCGAGAGCTGTGGGAGCCCCTGGAGCCCGGAGCCGGGCTGGACGGACTGACAGTCAGCCGCAACGTCCCGGCCCTCTGGATCCTGCTGTCCAGGGACCCGCTGGAGCCCCCGGGGCCCGCGGACCAGCCCCCGGGGACCTCGGACGGCCTgtgggcggagggggaggaggaggaggagggggaggaggaggaagaaggggagggaggaagaggaagaggaagagggagggcgggggccaggaagaagaggggaggCTATGGGGAAcgaggcggagggagggggggcagggggagaggtGGACGCCCCCCAGGGAGACCCAGAGGACCTGGGAGAGGCCCGTGCCACATTGTTTTCAAATAA
- the LOC130384842 gene encoding sodium-dependent neutral amino acid transporter B(0)AT3-like has translation MIDDLDVLTEETPDGESKGTPERPKWDNKVQYLLTCIGFAVGLGNVWRFPYLCQVYGGGAFLIPYLISLVVEGLPLLHMELAIGQRLRMGSIGVWSSMSPYLGGVGVASMLVSLLVGLFYNTIIAWVLWYFFHCFQSPLPWSQCPVNANHTGYVSECELGTPVNYFWYRRTLNITPDIDASGSLQWWLVLCLATAWCLVYICFIRGIETIGKAVYVTATFPYLVLTIFLVRALTLPGALDGLVYLFTPNWETLKNPKVWLDAATQIFFSLSLAFGGLIAFSSYNPQKNNCERDALIVGCVNSFTSVYAAIPIFAILGFKANADYNDCRNENILALTNAFSIGDANITLQNYGEWLSHLNASDPSEVESLNLKTCNLQTYLEQSASGTGLAFIVFTEAVIQMPGSQLWAALFFIMLFCLGLSSMFGMLEGILTPLLDLHLVPAWVPKEMLTGLICLFSFTAALIFTLGSGNYWLEIFNTYVGSLPLLIIAFFEMTAVTYVYGIKRFSDDIEWMTGRRPNLYWQVTWRLLSPLMLLMVFLAYIVIEAETTPTYNAWNPDFVDFPLFDVQPYPGWVYAITVLLSTIPIISIPLVASYTLLRFLRKRFMDRHNINPYAN, from the exons ATGATTGATGACCTGGACGTTTTGACGGAGGAGACTCCTGATGGGGAATCCAAGGGCACCCCTGAAAGACCCAAATGGGACAACAAGGTCCAGTATCTGCTCACTTGCATTGGTTTCGCTGTGGGGCTCGGGAATGTTTGGAGGTTCCCGTACCTGTGCCAGGTGTATGGTGGAG GGGCCTTCCTGATCCCCTACCTGATCTCCTTGGTGGTGGAGGGTCTTCCTCTGCTCCACATGGAGCTGGCCATCGGTCAGAGACTCCGCATGGGCAGCATCGGCGTGTGGAGCTCCATGTCGCCGTACCTCGGGGGAGTAG gtgtggcCTCCATGCTGGTGTCCTTGCTGGTGGGGCTGTTCTACAACACCATCATCGCCTGGGTCCTCTGGTACTTCTTCCACTGCTTCCAGAGTCCACTTCCCTGGAGCCAGTGTCCCGTCAACGCCAACCACACCG GGTATGTGAGCGAGTGTGAGCTGGGCACCCCAGTGAACTACTTCTGGTACCGGAGAACGCTCAACATAACGCCCGACATCGATGCCAGCGGGTCCTTGCAGTGGTGGCTGGTGCTGTGTCTGGCCACGGCCTGGTGCCTTGTCTACATCTGCTTCATCCGGGGCATTGAAACCATTGGGAAG GCTGTTTATGTGACCGCCACATTCCCGTACCTGGTGTTGACCATCTTCCTGGTGCGAGCGTTGACCCTCCCCGGGGCTCTGGACGGACTGGTCTACCTCTTCACCCCCAAC TGGGAAACGCTGAAAAATCCTAAAGTGTGGCTGGACGCCGCCACGCAGatcttcttctctctgtctctggctttCGGGGGCCTCATCGCCTTCTCTAGCTATAATCCTCAAAA AAACAATTGTGAAAGGGACGCCCTGATCGTAGGATGTGTCAACAGCTTCACGTCGGTTTACGCTGCTATTCCGATCTTTGCCATCCTCGGCTTCAAAGCCAACGCCGACTACAATGACTGCCGTAATGA GAACATATTGGCATTAACAAATGCATTTAGCATCGGTGATGCAAACATAACCCTCCAAAACTACGGTGAATGGTTGAGTCATCTCAACGCTTCTGATCCCTCTGAGGTGGAGAGCCTGAACCTGAAGACCTGCAATCTTCAAACTTACCTTGAACAG AGTGCCTCTGGAACAGGGCTGGCCTTCATCGTGTTCACCGAGGCGGTGATACAGATGCCGGGCTCCCAGCTCTGGGCCGCCCTCTTCTTCATCATGCTCTTCTGCCTGGGCCTCTCCTCCATGTTCGGCATGCTGGAGGGAATCCTCACCCCACTGCTAGACCTCCACCTAGTCCCAGCCTGGGTTCCTAAAGAGATGCTCACTG GTCTGATATGTTTGTTCAGCTTTACTGCGGCCCTGATCTTCACCTTGGGCTCGGGGAACTACTGGTTGGAGATCTTCAACACCTACGTCGGGTCGCTGCCCCTGCTCATCATAGCCTTCTTCGAGATGACGGCTGTGACATACGTCTATGGGATTAAAAG GTTCAGTGATGATATTGAATGGATGACCGGACGCAGGCCCAACCTCTACTGGCAGGTCACCTGGAGGCTGCTAAGCCCCCTGATGCTGCTCATGGTGTTCCTGGCCTACATCGTGATCGAGGCTGAgaccacgcccacctacaaCGCCTGGAACCCAGACTTT GTGGACTTCCCCCTGTTCGACGTCCAGCCCTACCCTGGCTGGGTGTACGCTATCACCGTCCTCCTGTCAACCATTCCCATCATCTCCATACCCCTGGTCGCCTCCTATACATTACTGCGCTTCCTGAGAAAGCGATTTATGGACCGACACAATATCAACCCATATGCTAATTGA
- the si:ch211-254p10.2 gene encoding solute carrier family 40 member 1 — MSLRADASESGGVVVEYESEDVREPSIKRSWSQPGSALIYLRGPKFLIYVSGALSMWGDRMWHFAISVFLIELYGRNLLLTAVFGLVVAGSVLLVGALIGDWVDRNPRNKVAHASLFIQNVSVTVCSIVLMLVFSYKQWIEQIWDGWLTVVCYTVVIVLADVANLASTALTIAIQRDWIVVITGYNRGHLAGMNATMRRIDQVTNILAPLAVGQVMTLASNVVGCGFILGWNVVSLIVEFFFLSRVYRIVPALSVKPPGADVEEACLQGGARRRTHGTPRSRPPPRGTQALREEPSERSLSLKAVAGLPLCFQRLRQLLSTCRDGWTAYYQQDVFLAGMGLAFLYTTVLGFDCITTGYAYTQGISGSLLSLLMGVSAITGLMGTVMFTKLRKAYGLVNTGVISSCLHLGCLLLCVCSVFAPGSPMDLRLLMAYADNSSASSPAAPGDGDGRMASQREKHSYPLGGGSNQPLLPDRSSIHWTNNTVLFDNVPSGTAPESYVSIILLFLGVITARVGLWSFDLTVTQLLQESICESERGVVNGVQSSMNYLMDLLHFIMVIAAPQPQHFGILVIISVLFITAGHTMYFLYARKAKRKSRQRRDT; from the exons ATGTCCCTGCGAGCCGACGCCTCGGAGTCagggggagtggtggtggagTACGAATCGGAGGATGTCAGGGAGCCAAGCATCAAAAGGTCTTGGAGTCAACCAG GCTCAGCGCTCATCTATCTGAGGGGACCCAAGTTCCTGATCTATGTCAGTGGAGCTTTATCGATGTGG GGGGACCGCATGTGGCACTTTGCCATCTCCGTCTTCCTCATTGAGCTGTACGGCCGCAACCTGCTGCTCACGGCCGTGTTCGGCCTGGTGGTGGCCGGCTCAGTGCTCCTGGTGGGAGCTCTGATCGGAGACTGGGTCGATCGCAACCCCAGGAACAAGG TCGCACATGCCTCCCTCTTTATTCAGAACGTTTCAGTGACCGTGTGTAGCATAGTGCTCATGCTGGTGTTCTCATACAAGCAGTGGATCGAACAGATTTGGGATGGTTGGCTTACT GTGGTTTGTTATACGGTGGTGATCGTCCTGGCAGATGTGGCTAACCTTGCGAGCACTGCCCTGACCATCGCCATTCAGAGGGACTGGATCGTGGTCATCACGGGATACAACCGCGGACACCTGGCTG GGATGAACGCCACAATGAGGCGGATCGACCAGGTGACCAACATCCTGGCTCCGTTGGCGGTGGGGCAGGTCATGACGCTGGCCTCCAACGTGGTGGGGTGCGGCTTCATCCTGGGCTGGAACGTGGTGTCCCTCATAGTGGAGTTCTTCTTCCTGTCCCGCGTGTACCGCATCGTGCCGGCCCTGTCGGTGAAGCCCCCGGGCGCAGACGTGGAGGAGGCCTGTCTTCAGGGTGGGGCGCGGAGGCGGACGCACGGTACACCCCGCAGTAGACCGCCTC CCAGAGGGACCCAGGCGCTGCGCGAGGAGCCCAGCGAGCGCAGCCTCAGCCTGAAGGCCGTCGCCGGGCTGCCCCTCTGCTTCCAGAGGCTGCGGCAGCTGCTGAGCACCTGCCGGGACGGCTGGACGGCGTACTACCAGCAGGACGTGTTCCTGGCCGGCATGGGCCTGGCCTTCCTGTACACCACCGTGCTGGGCTTCGACTGCATCACCACGGGCTACGCCTACACCCAGGGCATCAGCGGCTCGCTGCTCAGCCTGCTGATGGGCGTGTCCGCCATCACGGGCCTCATGGGCACCGTGATGTTCACCAAGCTGCGCAAGGCGTACGGCCTGGTCAACACGGGCGTCATCTCCAGCTGCCTGCACCTGGGCTGCCTGCTGCTGTGCGTGTGCTCGGTGTTCGCCCCCGGCAGCCCCATGGACCTGCGGCTGCTCATGGCGTACGCCGACAACAGCTCCGCGTCCTCGCCGGCCGCGCCCGGCGACGGCGACGGCCGGATGGCGAGCCAGAGGGAGAAGCACTCCTACCCCCTGGGGGGCGGCAGCAACCAGCCGCTGCTGCCCGACCGCTCCTCCATCCACTGGACCAACAACACGGTGCTGTTCGACAACGTGCCCTCGGGCACCGCGCCCGAGTCCTACGTCTCCATCATCCTGCTGTTCCTCGGGGTCATCACGGCACGCGTCG GCCTGTGGTCCTTCGACCTCACGGTGACGCAGCTCCTCCAGGAGAGCATCTGTGAGTCGGAGCGGGGCGTGGTCAACGGGGTGCAGAGCTCCATGAACTACCTGATGGACCTGCTGCACTTCATCATGGTCATCGCCGCGCCGCAGCCCCAGCACTTCGGCATCCTGGTCATCATATCCGTGCTGTTCATCACCGCCGGCCACACCATGTACTTCCTGTACGCACgcaaggccaagaggaagagcCGACAGCGGCGAGACACGTAG
- the LOC130384845 gene encoding sodium-dependent neutral amino acid transporter B(0)AT3-like produces MMDDQDVLTEKTPDGESKDTPERPKWNNKVQYLLTCIGFTVGLGSVWRFPYLCQVYGGGAFLIPYLISLVVEGLPLLHMELAIGQRLRMGSIGVWSSMSPYLGGVGVASMLVSLLVGLFYNTIIAWVLWYFFHCFQSPLPWSQCPVNANHTGYVSECELSTPVNYFWYRRTLNITPDIDASGSLQWWLVLCLATAWCLVYICFIRGIETIGKAIYVTATFPYLVLTIFLVRALTLPGALDGLVYLFSPDWETMKNPKVWLDAATQIFFSLSLAFGGLIAFSSYNPQKNNCERDALIIGCVNIFTSVYAAIPIFAILGFKANADYNDCRNENILTLTNAFSISDENITLQNYGEWLSHLNASDPTEVASLNLKTCNLQTYLEQSASGTGLAFIVFTEAVIQMPGSQLWAALFFIMLFCLGLSSMFGMLEGILTPLQDLHLVPAWVPKEMLTGLICLFSFTAALIFTLGSGNYWLEIFNTYVGSLPLLIIAFFEMTAVTYVYGIKRFSDDIEWMTGRRPNLYWQVTWRLLSPLMLLMVFLAYIVIEAETTPTYNAWNPDFVDFPLHDVQPYPGWVYAITVLLSTLPIVSIPLVASYTLLGFLRKRFMDRHNINPYAN; encoded by the exons ATGATGGATGACCAGGACGTTTTGACGGAGAAGACTCCTGATGGGGAATCCAAGGACACCCCTGAAAGACCCAAATGGAACAACAAGGTCCAGTATCTGCTCACTTGCATCGGTTTTACTGTGGGGCTCGGGAGTGTTTGGAGGTTCCCGTACCTGTGCCAGGTGTATGGTGGAG GGGCCTTCCTGATCCCCTACCTGATCTCCTTGGTGGTGGAGGGTCTTCCTCTGCTCCACATGGAGCTGGCCATCGGTCAGAGACTCCGCATGGGCAGCATCGGCGTGTGGAGCTCCATGTCGCCGTACCTCGGGGGAGTAG gggtggcCTCCATGCTGGTGTCGTTGCTGGTGGGGCTGTTCTACAACACCATCATCGCCTGGGTCCTCTGGTACTTCTTCCACTGCTTCCAGAGTCCACTTCCCTGGAGCCAGTGTCCCGTCAACGCCAACCACACCG GGTATGTGAGCGAGTGTGAGCTGAGCACCCCAGTGAACTACTTCTGGTACCGGAGAACGCTCAACATAACGCCCGACATCGATGCCAGCGGGTCCTTGCAGTGGTGGCTGGTGCTGTGTCTGGCCACGGCCTGGTGCCTTGTCTACATCTGCTTCATCCGGGGCATTGAAACCATTGGGAAG GCTATTTATGTGACCGCCACATTCCCGTACCTGGTGTTGACCATCTTCCTGGTGCGAGCGTTGACCCTCCCCGGGGCTCTGGACGGACTGGTCTACCTCTTCTCCCCCGAC TGGGAAACGATGAAGAATCCTAAAGTGTGGCTGGACGCCGCCACGCAGatcttcttctctctgtctctggctttCGGGGGCCTCATCGCCTTCTCTAGCTATAATCCTCAAAA AAACAATTGTGAAAGGGACGCCCTGATCATAGGGTGTGTCAACATCTTCACGTCGGTTTACGCTGCTATTCCGATCTTTGCCATCCTCGGCTTCAAAGCCAACGCCGACTACAATGACTGCCGTAATGA GAACATATTGACGTTAACAAATGCATTTAGCATCAGTGATGAAAACATAACCCTCCAAAACTACGGTGAATGGTTGAGTCATCTCAACGCTTCGGATCCCACTGAGGTGGCGAGCCTGAACCTGAAGACCTGCAATCTTCAAACTTACCTTGAACAG AGTGCCTCTGGAACAGGGCTGGCCTTCATCGTGTTCACCGAGGCGGTGATACAGATGCCGGGCTCCCAGCTCTGGGCCGCCCTCTTCTTCATCATGCTCTTCTGCCTGGGCCTCTCCTCCATGTTCGGCATGCTGGAGGGAATCCTCACCCCACTGCAAGACCTCCACCTAGTCCCAGCCTGGGTTCCTAAAGAGATGCTCACTG GTCTGATATGTTTGTTCAGCTTTACTGCGGCCCTGATCTTCACCTTGGGCTCGGGGAACTACTGGTTGGAGATCTTCAACACCTACGTCGGGTCGCTGCCCCTGCTCATCATAGCCTTCTTCGAGATGACGGCTGTGACATATGTCTATGGGATTAAAAG GTTCAGTGATGATATTGAATGGATGACCGGACGCAGGCCCAACCTCTACTGGCAGGTCACCTGGAGGCTGCTCAGCCCCCTGATGCTGCTCATGGTGTTCCTGGCCTACATCGTGATCGAGGCTGAgaccacgcccacctacaaCGCCTGGAACCCAGACTTT GTGGACTTCCCCCTGCACGACGTCCAGCCCTACCCTGGCTGGGTGTACGCTATCACCGTGCTCCTGTCAACCCTTCCCATCGTCTCCATACCCCTGGTCGCCTCCTATACATTACTGGGCTTCCTGAGAAAGCGATTTATGGACCGACACAATATCAACCCATATGCTAATTGA